A window of Jatrophihabitans sp. genomic DNA:
CCCAGGGCGCGCAGGGTGTCCAGGCACAGGTCCCACCGGACCGGCCGGGTGACCTGAGCGACCAGCCGGGCCAGCACGGTAGGCCCGTCGTCGACCACGGCGCCGTCGGCGTTGGAGAGCAGGACCTGGCTCGGATCAGCCGGGCTCAGCTGGGCCGCCACGGCTCGCAGACTCTGCTCGGCGGGGCTCATGTAGTCGGTGTGGAAGGCCCCGGCGACCTGCAACGGCCGGATCCTGGCCAGCGGTGGGGGGTTGGCGGTGAGAGCGGCGATCGCCTCGACGGAGCCGGCAGCCACGATCTGGCCCGCTCCGTTGCGGTTGGCAGGCGTCAGGCCGGCGTCCACAATGGCAGCCAGCACCTCGTCGACCTCCCCGCCGATGACGGCGACCATCGAGGTGGGCGTGGCCGCACAGGCCGCGGCCATCTCCGCTCCACGCCGAGCCGCGAACGAGATCGCCTGCGACGGCGTCAGCGTGCCGGCGATGGCCGCGGCGGTCACCTCGCCGACGCTGTGACCGGCCAGCACGACCCGGCTGCCTATCGTCAACTGGCTGGCGGTGATCAGACCCATGGCCACGATCAACGGCTGGGTGACGGCCGAGTCTTTGATCTCCTCGGCGTCAGCGGTGGTGCCCAGCCGTGCCAGGTCCAGGCCGGCGAGCTCGGAGAAGGCCGCGACCTGCTCGGCCACACCCTCCAGTTCGAGCCAGGGCGCGAGCATGCCGGGGGCCTGGGATCCCTGTCCGGGAGCGAGTATGGCGATCACACTCTTACGGTGCACTGTCTGCAGCCCTTACGGCGAGCACGGCTCGCACAGTGTTCTCACCGTTAAGTTAGAGGTTAACTACAATCGAGAAGATTCTGGACGGCGATGTAAGCGGTTGCAATGCAAGGATTCCGCTAATTGGCCGAGCCTACGGTGAGGTGATCTGACCGTTCTGCGACGCCGCCGGACGGGCCGCGCCGGAGCCGTTGAGCCGGCCCAGCACCAGCGCCAACTGGATGGTGAAGGCGCCTCGGGGGTCGGTGGGCGCCTGCCCGCACAGCTCGGCGGCACGCCGTAATCGGTAGCGCACCGTGTTGGTGTGCACGAACAGCGCCCGGGCGGTGGTCTCCAGCGCCCGGCCGCCGTCGAGGTAGCTGACCACCGTGTCCAGCAGCACATTCCCGGCCTCGATCAGCGGTTGGTACACCGTGTCGATCAGCTCCTGCTGGGCGCCGAGGTCACCGGCGATGGTCCGCTCGGGCAGCAGGTCATCAGCAGACACCGGGCGCGGCGCCGCGGGCCAGCCGGCCACCGCGCGCAGCCCGCTCAACGCCGTCGCGGTCACCTCCGCCGCGCCCTCGATCCCCGGCGCCGAACCGCCCACCACCACCGGCGCGTCGTCGAACTCCTGCAGGACCGCCCTGGCCGCGTCCAGCGGGTCGGTGATGCCGCCCAGGACGACGACCAGCCGGCCGCCGTGCACCCCGGCCAACACGTCGAAGCCCGCCCTGCGCGCCGCCCGGTGCACCGAGTCCAGCGCCTGGGTGGCGTCCAGGTCGATCGGCGCCGAGCCCACCACGGTGGTGACCGCGCCCTCGGCCCGCCAGCCCAGCGCGGCAAGCTGGCTGACCGGTGACCCCTCCTCGGTGGACCGCACGCCGCGTACCAGGCCGTCGATCACCAGCGCCTCGAGCCGGGCGTCCCAGCGGCCCCGGCTCTCGGCCGCGCCGGCGTAGACCCTGGCCGCGGCGAAGGCGATCTCGCGGGAGAAGCGCAACATGGCGTCGGCGACGTCCTGCTCCTCGCCCGGGCCGGCCAGGGACGGGACGTGCTCCTCGACCACCGCGATGGTCTGACGCACCAGCTCAACGGTCTGCTGCAGGGACACCCGGCGGGCCAGCTCACGCGGTGCGGTGCCGAACACCTCACCGGTCAGCCGCAGCACCTGATCGGGCGAGCGCAGCCATTCCACGAAGGAGCCGATGCCAGCCTGCGCCACCAGCGTGACCCAGGAGCGCTGGTCGGCGGGCAACCGGCGAAACCAGGCCAGTTGCTCATCCATCCGGGCCAGGCTGCGGGTGGCCAGCGCGCCGGAGGACTGCTCGATCCGGCTGATCGTCGCCTCGCTCAGGGTGCCGCCCACGCCGCCGAGCCTAGTGTGAGGAGGTGGGCACCTTGCAGGTACGCCGCGGCCTGGACCGGGCGCGCAGTCGCACCGAGTGGCTGGACTCCCGGCACTCATTGGCGTTCGGCTCGCACTATGACCCGGAGAACACCTGCTTCGGTCCGCTGCTGGCCCACAACGAGGACCTGCTGCAACCAGGTCCGGGCTATCGGCCGCACCTGCACCGCGACGTCGAGATCCTCACCTGGGTGCTCGCCGGGTCCCTGAGGCATCGCGATGAGACGGGGGAGTCCACGCTGGTCGCGGCCGGGCAACTGCACCACGTCAGCGCCGGCAGCGGCATCCGGCATACCGAGTCCAGCGCCAGCGAGGACCTGCCCGTGCGACTGGTGCAGATGTGGCTCAGCCCCGACGAGCTGGGACTGGCGCCGAGCCACCGGCTGCTGCGGGTGGGCGAGCGGCTGGAAACGGCTGAGCTGGTGCTGATCGCCTCCGGCCAGGTTCGGGCCGATGACCCCGACGTGGTGCGCATCCGGCAGCCGGGCGCCCAGTTGTCGGTCGCCAGGCTGCCGGCCGGCGCGACGGTGACGCTGCCCGCCGCGCCCTACGTCCACGTGTTCCTGGCCTCGGGCTCGGCGACGGTCCAGGCGCCGGACGGCGTGACCGGTCAGCAGGCGCTGGTGGCCGGTGACGCGCTGCGGATCACCGACGGCGGCGGCGAGCGGATGTCGGCCGGTGAGCCTGCCGAACTGCTGGTCTGGCAGATGCACGCCGGCCGGTAGCCGCGCCTGTCGGGCGACACGTCAGGGCCAGCGGTCTCCGGCGCCGATCGAGGGCCTAGATTCGTTAGCGTGAGGGCATGCCGACGTTGACCGCGCTCCCCGGCGGCTCGGCGGCCAGGTACCCCGCCGCCGAGTTCTTCGCGGGCATCGGCCTGGTGCGCCTGGGCCTGGAAGCGGCGGGATTCGGCGTCGTCTGGTCCAACGACATCGAGCCGGACAAGCAGGACATGTACCGCGGGCACTTTCAGGACGCGCCGCTGACGCACGAGTTCCACCTCGGCGACATCGGCCAGGTCTCGGGCGCCTCGTTGCCGCCGGAGCTGTCGCTGGCCTGGGGCTCCTTTCCCTGCACCGACCTCTCGCTGGCAGGTTCCCGGCGTGGCCTGGCCGGCAAGGCATCCGGCGCCTTCTGGCACTTCACCCGGGTGCTGGAGGAGATGGGCGAACGCCGGCCGCCGGTCCTGGCGCTGGAGAACGTCGTCGGCCTGGCCACGAGCCATGGCGGCGAGGACCTGGCCGCGGCGGTGGGGGAGCTGAACCGGCTCGGCTACTCCATCGACGTGCTGACCCTGGACGCCAGACGGTTCGTGCCGCAGTCCCGGCCCCGGCTGTTCCTGGTGGGCGCGCTGGACGCGCCCGCAGACTCGCCGGTCCGCAACAGCGAGCTGCGCCCCGACTGGCTGCAGGCGGTGTTCGGCGACCCCACGTTGATCACCCATCAGGCGGCGCTGCCCGTCCCGCCGCCGCCGATGACGGCAGGTCTGGGTCAGCAGGTCGAGGTCTTCGACCCCGCCGACGACCAGTGGTGGCCCGCCGAGCGCACCGCCGCGTTCGTGGGGTCACTGAGCCCCTTGCAGTCGCGTCGCCTGCACGCCATGCGGGAGCTGGACGCCTACTCTCACCGCACTGCCTACCGGCGGACCCGAGAGGGGATAGCGGTGTGGGAGATCCGCCCCGACGACGTCGCAGGATGCTTGCGCACCGCCCGGGGCGGGTCGTCCAAGCAGGCCGTGGTGCAAGCCGGCCATGGCGAGGTGCGGGTGCGCTGGATGACCCCCCGTGAATACGCCAGGCTCATGGGCGCCCCCGACTATCGCTTGGATGGACTTCGGCGAAACCAGGCCTTGTTCGGCTTCGGCGACGCGGTGTGCGTTCCGGTGGTCACCTGGTTGGCAGGCAACTACCTGATGCCTCTGGTCCGCGGCCAACTGCGGTCCGGGGACACCGCGCTGTCGGTGGCCGGCGCCTGACGCTGTCGGCGCAGGGCGCGCTCGCGGTGGGCGCGTCGTATCGTGGGGCGGTGGCCGAAGAGTCCTGGGCATCGACACCGGCGGTGCGTAGCTCGATGCGGTCCAACAAGAGCAGGGACACCAAGCCGGAGCTGGCGGTTCGGCGGGCGCTGCACGCTCTGGGCCTGCGTTACCGGGTCTGTGAGCGCCCCTTGCCGGCAGTCCGCCGGACGGTTGACGTGGTCTTCCGGCGGGACCGGGTGGCCGTGGAGGTGCGGGGCTGCTTCTGGCACGGGTGCGCCCAGCACTACCGCGGCCCGTCCACCAACGGCGGTTACTGGGCTGAGAAGGTGGCCCGCAACATCGCCCGGGACGCAGACACCGAGCGCCGGCTGTCCGAGGCCGGCTGGACCCTGCTGGTGGTGTGGGAGCACGAGGACCCGCAGTCGGCGGCCCTGCGGGTGCGCCAGGTCCTCAGCGAGGCCCGCGGCGGCGCCGGCTCGAACACCGGCTCGAACGCCGACTCGAGCGCCGGCTCGAACACCGGCCAGTTGAGCGGTGCGTCCTCCGGCTGACAGGCAGCGCAGAGGCGGTCACAGCGCCTGACCGGCTGCTGCCGGTGCCGACGCGCAGGGCCGCGGGGCCTCGGCCGCCGGCCGGGCAGGACGCTGCGCGGCCGTGACGGCAGCGGCGTTGGCCGCCACCACGATGGCGATGCCGACCCACTCGTGCACGCCGAGGAGTTGGCCCAGCAGCACCATGCCGGCAAGCCCGGCCAGCACCGGGTGCATGCTCATGAAGACGCCGAACAAGCGCTGGGGCACGTAGCGCAGGGCCGTCAGGTCCGCGGCGTAGGGGATGACCGAGGACAGCACGCCGGTCCCCAGCGCGTAGAGCAGCGGCATCCCGGTCATCCGGCCCTGCGCCACCAGCACCGCCAGGACGGGTAGGTAGGCGATCGCCGACAGGCCGGTGGCGACCGCCGGCGCCTGCAGGCCCGGCAGCCGGGTCCCGGCGAGGCGGTTGAGCAGGATGTACACCGCCCAGCACGCCGCGGCCAACAGGGCCAGGCCTAGTCCGAGGTAGTCGCTGGAGGGCCCCGGCAGCACCAGCACGTAGACGCCCACTCCCGCGCCTGCCGCGGTGAGCAGGTCCAGCCGGGACCGCGAGCCGGCCAGCGCCACGGCCAGCGGCCCGAGGAACTCCAGCGTGACCGCAAGGCCCAGGCCGATCCGGTCGATCGCGGTGTACAGCGACAGGTTCATCACGGCGAAGACCGCGGCCAGCAGCAGCGCGGGCCACCACTGCGCCCAGCTCATGCGACGCAGCGGCGGTCGTGCCACCGGCAGCAGGACGGCGGCGGCGACGAACTGCCGGACTGCCACCACCCCGGCAGGCCCGATAGCCGGGAAGGCGTGCGCGCCGACGCCGGCGCCGACCTGGTTGCTCAGGCCGCTGAGGATGAGCATCACCACGCCACTGCGCATCGTGCGCGGCGTCCGGTCTCGTGTCACCGGCCCAGTCTTGGGCCGCGGCGGCTCACAAGTGAAATGCCTAGCTGTCATCCAGCGATACGCTTGACGCATGAATGCCGTCGAGCTGCGACACCTTCGCGCGCTGGTCGCGGTGGTCGACGAGGGCGGGTTCACCCACGCCGCGGCCTCGCTCGGGGTCTCCCAGGCGGCGGTCAGCCGGACGATCGCCGGGCTCGAGCAGGCCCTGGGCGCCCGGGTGCTGCGCCGCACGACCCGCGAGGTGACGCTCTCGCCCGTCGGATCGCGGGTGATCGGGCACGCTCGCAGGGTGGTGGAGGAGACCGCGGCGATGGTGCGCGCCGTCTCCGAGGCCACGGCAGCGGTGCGGGTGGGCTACGCCTGGGCTGCCCTCGGCCGCCACACCACCACAGTGCAGAAGCAGTGGGCGGTCGAACACGGCGGCGCCGAACTCGTCTTCGTGCAGTCCAACACGCCGACCGCGGGACTGAGCGAAGGCCTGGTCGACGTCGCGGTGCTACGACGGCCGGTGACCGATGACCGGTTCGCCACGGCCCTGGTCGGGGTGGAGCCGCGCTTCGCCGCGGTGGCGACCGGTCACGCCCTGGCTCGGCGCCGCAACGTCACGCTGCACGACTTCGCCGGACGCACCGTCGCTGTCGACGGGCGGACCGGCACGACCACCGAGCAGCTCTGGCCGGCCGACTCCGCACCCGTGGGCACCCGCGGCGTGGACGGCGTCGACGAGTGGCTCACCGTCATCGCGGCCGGCCAGGCGGTCGGCATGACGTCGGAGGCGACCGCACGTCAGCATCCGCGCCCGGGGGTCATCTACCGTCCCGTCCGGGACGCGCAGCCGGTGGCCGTGCGGCTGGCCTGGTGGCGCGACAGCCCGCCGCCGGCGCTGTCGGACCTGCTCCAGCTCATCTGCCGGGCCTATGGCTGACCAGCGTTTGATGTGCGCCACTCGGCTCCCTCCGCCAGCCGTGGCGACCTACCGTGGTCAGGTGCAGGACGCCGACTTCGAGAAGCTGGTCAAGCTCACCCGCCCGGGCAACGTCGTGGTCCTCAGCGGCGCGGGGCTTTCCACCGAGTCCGGAATCCCGGACTACCGGGGACCGACCGGGCGGCTGCACCCCGCCACGCCGATGACCTTTCAGGAGTTCACCGCCAGCTCGACGGGACGGCAGCGCTACTGGGCGCGCAGCCATCGCGGCTGGCAGCGGATCGAGCAGGCCGAGCCCAACGAAGGTCATAAGGCAGTGGCCCGCCTGCAGCGCGCCGGCCTGCTGAGCGGCGTCATCACCCAGAACGTTGACGGCCTGCACCAGGCGGCCGGCGCCCGTGAGGTGATCGAGCTGCACGGCGGCCTGAACCGGGTGATCTGCCTGAGCTGCCGGTCGATCAGCCCGCGTGAGGAGCTCGACGAGCGGCTGTCGGCGGCCAACCCGCGCGCCCGCGACCTGCGCAGCACCGGGCCGGTCAAGCCGGACGGCGACGTCGAGCTCGCCGACTCCGAGATCACCTCCTTCCACGTGGTGGACTGCCTGGACTGCGGCGCCGGCCCGCTCAAGCCCGACGTGGTCTTCTTCGGAGAGAACGTGCCCGCCGAGCGGGTGGCCCGCTGCTATGCCCTGGTCGAGGCGAGCCAGCTGCTGCTGGTGCTGGGATCATCGTTGACGGTGGCCTCCGGTTTCCGGTTCGTCCGGCGTGCGGCCGCCCGCGGCATCCCGGTCGCGATCGTCAACCAGGGCGCCACCCGCGGTGACCCGCTGGCCGACGTGCTGCTCGACGGCCCGCTCGGCAAGCTGCTGCCGGCGCTGGCCGCCGCCGCGGTCGAGAGCTGAGCGAGGCGGGCCGGGTTGCCAGCCGGCGGTAGGGCGCGCCGGTGGCAGGCCGGTGCGAGAGACCGACAGGGAGGACGGGTCCATGGAGCTGTCGCGACTGGATGACGTCGAGGCCTTCGACGAGCTGGCCGACGTCGAGGTCGGTGAGCTGCGCGAGCTGCAGCTGCGCCGGCTGAGGTGGTCCCTGCGACATGCCTATGACAACGTCGCCCACTACCGGGCGGCATTCGACGGCGCCGGGGTTCATCCGAACGACCTGACCTCGCTGGCCGACCTGGCCCTGTTTCCCCTCACGAGCAAGGCAGAGCTGCGGCAGAACTACCCGTTCGGCATGTTCGCGGTGCCCCGCGAGCAGGTGGCGCGGGTGCATGCCTCCTCCGGCACCACCGGCAAGCCGACCGTCGTGGGCTACACCGCGCAGGACATCCAGACCTGGGCGTCGGTGATGGCCCGCTCGATCTACGCAGCCGGTGGCCGGCCGGGCGACATCGTGCACGTGGCCTACGGCTACGGCCTGTTCACCGGCGGGCTGGGCGCCCACTACGGCGCCGAGAGGTTGGGTTGCACGGTCGTGCCGGTGTCCGGTGGCATGACGGCGCGGCAGGCGCAGCTGATCACCGACTTCGAGCCCCGGATCATCATGGTCACGCCGTCCTACTTCCTGTCGATCTTGGATGAGCTGGCCCGCCAGGGCATCGACCCTGCCGAGACGTCCCTGCGAATAGGCGTCTTCGGCGCCGAGCCGTGGACCGAGGCGATGCGCGCGGAGATGCAGCAGCGGGCCAGGCTGACCGCGCTGGACATCTACGGCCTGAGCGAGGTGATGGGCCCCGGGATCGGCCAGGAGGCGGCCGGGCATCCCGGCCGCCTGCAGGTGTGGGAAGACCACTTCTACCCGGAGGTGATCGATCCGCAGACCGGTGCGGTGCTGGCGGAGGGCCACACCGGCGAGCTGGTGCTGACCTCGCTGACCAAGCAGGCGATGCCGGTGGTGCGCTACCGGACCCGGGACCTGACCAGGTTGCTGCCGGGCGGCGCCTACCCTGCCTTCCGCAGCATCGAGAAGATCACCGGACGCACCGACGACATGATGATCATCCGCGGCGTCAATGTCTTCCCCACCCAGATCGAGGAGCTGCTGCTGTCGGTGCCGGAGCTGTCGCCGCACTTCGAGTGCGTCCTGAGCCGGCCCGACCGGCTGGACGAGCTGAGCGTGCGGGTCGAGTCGCGCGAGCCCGGGGCCGCCACCGGCGCCCTGGCAGCGACGCTGGGCGCCCTGATCAAGGACCGGATCGGGGTGAGCGTCACCGTCGAGGTGCTGGCCCCGGAGTCGATCACGCGCTCGCAGGGCAAGGCCGTCCGGGTGCTTGACCGGCGCTGAGCCGATGAACTAGCAATGACGGTCGAAGAATCGGTGACGCACCGTCATCTCGGGTGACGACAGATCGGAGGTCAGGGGGGCATGGATCGGATCAGGCTGGGTGAGCTCGAGGTCTCTGGCCAGGGCCTGGGCTGCATGGGCATGAGCGAGTGGTACGGGCCGACGGACTGGGACACCTCGATCGCCACCATCTCTCGGGCCCTCGACCTCGGTGTCAGCTTTATCGACACCGCTGACGTCTACGGCGCCGGTCACAACGAGGTGCTGGTCGGGCGGGCGATCGCCGGCCGGCGCGAGCAGGTGCAGCTGGCGACGAAGTTCGGCATAGACCGCTCCGCAGGCGATCAGGCCCAGGTGTTCCGTGGCGAAGCCGGCTACGTCAAGCGTGCCTGCGAGGCCTCGCTGCTGCGGCTGGGGGTGGACGTGATCGACCTGTACTACCTGCACCGCCCGCCTGGCAACGCCGAGATCGAGGAGACGGTCGGCGCGATGGCCGAGCTGGTCACCGAGGGCAAGGTTCGCTATCTGGGATTGTCGGAGGTGGACGAGCGGCTGCTGCGCCGGGCGCACGCGGTGCACCCGATCACGGCGGTGCAGAGCGAGTACTCGCTGTGGACCCGCGACGTCGAGGCGGTGACCCCGACCATGATGGAGCTCGGGATCGGCCTGGTGCCCTACTCACCACTCGGCCGGGGCTTTCTGACGGGCACCGTCGACCCGAGGCAGCTGGACAGCAGGGACTTCCGCGGCGCCAACCCCCGGTTTCGGGGCGTGGCCGCCCAGGCCAACCTGGCGATCGTGGCGGCGGTCCGGGCGGTGGCGCAGCGGCATGGGACGTCTCCCGCCCAGATCGCGCTGGCGTGGGTGCACGCGCAGTCGGGCCGGCTCGGAGTGTCGGTGGCGCCCATTCCCGGCACCAAGCGCACCAGATGGCTGGAAGAGAACGTCGCGGCGCTGGAGGTCCGGCTCACCGAAGAGGACCTCGACGAGCTGGACCCTCTCGGCTCACAGGTGGTCGGCGCCCGCTACTGAGCTGTTCGGTGCTCCGGCCGCGCTGCTCGCTGCTCCGGCCGCGCTGCTCGCTGCTCCGGCCGCGCTACTCGCTGCTCCAGCCGCAGTGGGCTGGCGTTGCGGACGGGCTTCGACGGCCATCCGCTCGCTGGCCGAGGCGAAGCCGAGCCAGGTGTGCCGGTTGCCGGCCCAGCACCAGCCGACCTTGGGCGCGTTGCGGCGCTCCCTGCCATCCCTGCCGGTGCCGTTGCTGATCCAGATCGCCGGGGTACGGGCGTCCAGGCTGCCGTTGGGCCTGCGCAGCC
This region includes:
- the dcm gene encoding DNA (cytosine-5-)-methyltransferase, with product MPTLTALPGGSAARYPAAEFFAGIGLVRLGLEAAGFGVVWSNDIEPDKQDMYRGHFQDAPLTHEFHLGDIGQVSGASLPPELSLAWGSFPCTDLSLAGSRRGLAGKASGAFWHFTRVLEEMGERRPPVLALENVVGLATSHGGEDLAAAVGELNRLGYSIDVLTLDARRFVPQSRPRLFLVGALDAPADSPVRNSELRPDWLQAVFGDPTLITHQAALPVPPPPMTAGLGQQVEVFDPADDQWWPAERTAAFVGSLSPLQSRRLHAMRELDAYSHRTAYRRTREGIAVWEIRPDDVAGCLRTARGGSSKQAVVQAGHGEVRVRWMTPREYARLMGAPDYRLDGLRRNQALFGFGDAVCVPVVTWLAGNYLMPLVRGQLRSGDTALSVAGA
- a CDS encoding pirin family protein, with the translated sequence MGTLQVRRGLDRARSRTEWLDSRHSLAFGSHYDPENTCFGPLLAHNEDLLQPGPGYRPHLHRDVEILTWVLAGSLRHRDETGESTLVAAGQLHHVSAGSGIRHTESSASEDLPVRLVQMWLSPDELGLAPSHRLLRVGERLETAELVLIASGQVRADDPDVVRIRQPGAQLSVARLPAGATVTLPAAPYVHVFLASGSATVQAPDGVTGQQALVAGDALRITDGGGERMSAGEPAELLVWQMHAGR
- a CDS encoding AMP-binding protein — translated: MELSRLDDVEAFDELADVEVGELRELQLRRLRWSLRHAYDNVAHYRAAFDGAGVHPNDLTSLADLALFPLTSKAELRQNYPFGMFAVPREQVARVHASSGTTGKPTVVGYTAQDIQTWASVMARSIYAAGGRPGDIVHVAYGYGLFTGGLGAHYGAERLGCTVVPVSGGMTARQAQLITDFEPRIIMVTPSYFLSILDELARQGIDPAETSLRIGVFGAEPWTEAMRAEMQQRARLTALDIYGLSEVMGPGIGQEAAGHPGRLQVWEDHFYPEVIDPQTGAVLAEGHTGELVLTSLTKQAMPVVRYRTRDLTRLLPGGAYPAFRSIEKITGRTDDMMIIRGVNVFPTQIEELLLSVPELSPHFECVLSRPDRLDELSVRVESREPGAATGALAATLGALIKDRIGVSVTVEVLAPESITRSQGKAVRVLDRR
- a CDS encoding aldo/keto reductase, coding for MDRIRLGELEVSGQGLGCMGMSEWYGPTDWDTSIATISRALDLGVSFIDTADVYGAGHNEVLVGRAIAGRREQVQLATKFGIDRSAGDQAQVFRGEAGYVKRACEASLLRLGVDVIDLYYLHRPPGNAEIEETVGAMAELVTEGKVRYLGLSEVDERLLRRAHAVHPITAVQSEYSLWTRDVEAVTPTMMELGIGLVPYSPLGRGFLTGTVDPRQLDSRDFRGANPRFRGVAAQANLAIVAAVRAVAQRHGTSPAQIALAWVHAQSGRLGVSVAPIPGTKRTRWLEENVAALEVRLTEEDLDELDPLGSQVVGARY
- a CDS encoding helix-turn-helix domain-containing protein, giving the protein MGGTLSEATISRIEQSSGALATRSLARMDEQLAWFRRLPADQRSWVTLVAQAGIGSFVEWLRSPDQVLRLTGEVFGTAPRELARRVSLQQTVELVRQTIAVVEEHVPSLAGPGEEQDVADAMLRFSREIAFAAARVYAGAAESRGRWDARLEALVIDGLVRGVRSTEEGSPVSQLAALGWRAEGAVTTVVGSAPIDLDATQALDSVHRAARRAGFDVLAGVHGGRLVVVLGGITDPLDAARAVLQEFDDAPVVVGGSAPGIEGAAEVTATALSGLRAVAGWPAAPRPVSADDLLPERTIAGDLGAQQELIDTVYQPLIEAGNVLLDTVVSYLDGGRALETTARALFVHTNTVRYRLRRAAELCGQAPTDPRGAFTIQLALVLGRLNGSGAARPAASQNGQITSP
- a CDS encoding LysR family transcriptional regulator; translation: MNAVELRHLRALVAVVDEGGFTHAAASLGVSQAAVSRTIAGLEQALGARVLRRTTREVTLSPVGSRVIGHARRVVEETAAMVRAVSEATAAVRVGYAWAALGRHTTTVQKQWAVEHGGAELVFVQSNTPTAGLSEGLVDVAVLRRPVTDDRFATALVGVEPRFAAVATGHALARRRNVTLHDFAGRTVAVDGRTGTTTEQLWPADSAPVGTRGVDGVDEWLTVIAAGQAVGMTSEATARQHPRPGVIYRPVRDAQPVAVRLAWWRDSPPPALSDLLQLICRAYG
- a CDS encoding ACP S-malonyltransferase, with product MIAILAPGQGSQAPGMLAPWLELEGVAEQVAAFSELAGLDLARLGTTADAEEIKDSAVTQPLIVAMGLITASQLTIGSRVVLAGHSVGEVTAAAIAGTLTPSQAISFAARRGAEMAAACAATPTSMVAVIGGEVDEVLAAIVDAGLTPANRNGAGQIVAAGSVEAIAALTANPPPLARIRPLQVAGAFHTDYMSPAEQSLRAVAAQLSPADPSQVLLSNADGAVVDDGPTVLARLVAQVTRPVRWDLCLDTLRALGVTGAIELAPAGTLSGIARRELPDVRRVAVKSPADLEAARQLLAEEPSEQTAPEQDSLTATSSSGPAAVQPATTGMS
- a CDS encoding NAD-dependent protein deacetylase — protein: MQDADFEKLVKLTRPGNVVVLSGAGLSTESGIPDYRGPTGRLHPATPMTFQEFTASSTGRQRYWARSHRGWQRIEQAEPNEGHKAVARLQRAGLLSGVITQNVDGLHQAAGAREVIELHGGLNRVICLSCRSISPREELDERLSAANPRARDLRSTGPVKPDGDVELADSEITSFHVVDCLDCGAGPLKPDVVFFGENVPAERVARCYALVEASQLLLVLGSSLTVASGFRFVRRAAARGIPVAIVNQGATRGDPLADVLLDGPLGKLLPALAAAAVES
- a CDS encoding EamA family transporter; amino-acid sequence: MTRDRTPRTMRSGVVMLILSGLSNQVGAGVGAHAFPAIGPAGVVAVRQFVAAAVLLPVARPPLRRMSWAQWWPALLLAAVFAVMNLSLYTAIDRIGLGLAVTLEFLGPLAVALAGSRSRLDLLTAAGAGVGVYVLVLPGPSSDYLGLGLALLAAACWAVYILLNRLAGTRLPGLQAPAVATGLSAIAYLPVLAVLVAQGRMTGMPLLYALGTGVLSSVIPYAADLTALRYVPQRLFGVFMSMHPVLAGLAGMVLLGQLLGVHEWVGIAIVVAANAAAVTAAQRPARPAAEAPRPCASAPAAAGQAL
- a CDS encoding very short patch repair endonuclease → MAEESWASTPAVRSSMRSNKSRDTKPELAVRRALHALGLRYRVCERPLPAVRRTVDVVFRRDRVAVEVRGCFWHGCAQHYRGPSTNGGYWAEKVARNIARDADTERRLSEAGWTLLVVWEHEDPQSAALRVRQVLSEARGGAGSNTGSNADSSAGSNTGQLSGASSG